A genome region from Calliopsis andreniformis isolate RMS-2024a chromosome 2, iyCalAndr_principal, whole genome shotgun sequence includes the following:
- the LOC143184582 gene encoding clavesin-2 isoform X1, whose translation MYVAFIQIEVSKIKRFPKFEFVCRSYPDESKLTRMGAIEWVTEADDYECPLSKETQQLAKEELREDKNTRDQALEQIRNWIKLNPRIQNCRLDSQFILRFLRCKKFNVPMAEEAIERYLLLRQVYHPAFNHLDVTETTMEELLSLGYLFAVPGRDAKGRRVIIARPGVFDPHKYTNADMCRIHAITYETLMEDEESQVRGFVHFADGAGVSFPHLTLFTPREAVRIVKNGERTIPMRHKEVHAINVHPSVKFALDFGLSLISEKIRKRVKIYTSLEDGINQKMDTSLLPKEYGGTMPMKEMIELWKKELLEMRPTLLSHDKMRVCLEQYSEKAREGAVSALKQGFGCSDINSSDSTMYGITGSFRKLEVD comes from the exons ATGTACGTTGCGTTTATTCAAATTGAGGTATCAAAGATAAAAAG ATTCCCAAAGTTTGAGTTTGTCTGTCGCTCATATCCCGACGAATCGAAATTGACGAGAATGGGAGCGATCGAGTGGGTAACGGAGGCAGACGACTATGAATGCCCCCTTTCTAAAGAGACTCAGCAACTGGCCAAGGAGGAACTCAGGGAAGACAAAAATACACGGGACCAAGCCCTCGAACAGATACGTAATTGGATCAAATTGAATCCGCGTATTCAAAACTGCCGTCTTG ATTCACAATTTATACTAAGATTTTTGCGATGCAAAAAGTTCAACGTGCCAATGGCGGAAGAGGCCATCGAGAGGTACTTGCTTCTCCGGCAAGTGTACCACCCAGCTTTCAATCACTTAGACGTCACGGAAactaccatggaagaactgctatCTTTGGG ATATCTGTTTGCCGTGCCCGGGCGTGACGCGAAAGGCCGCCGTGTCATTATCGCTAGACCAG GTGTATTCGACCCTCACAAATACACGAACGCCGACATGTGTAGAATTCACGCGATCACTTACGAGActctgatggaggatgaggaaagtCAAGTGCGGGGTTTCGTTCACTTCGCCGACGGCGCCGGCGTTAGTTTCCCCCATCTGACGCTTTTCACTCCGAGGGAGGCTGTTCGCATCGTCAAAAACGGCGAG CGAACTATTCCAATGCGACACAAAGAAGTTCACGCTATTAATGTTCATCCTTCCGTGAAGTTCGCTCTTGATTTCGGCTTGTCGCTGATCTCTGAAAAAATTAGAAAACGCGTGAAAATTTACACCAGTCTTGAAGATGGCATTAACCAAAAAATGGACACGAGCTTGCTGCCAAAGGAGTACGGTGGCACGATGCCTATGAAAGAAATGATCG AACTCTGGAAAAAAGAGCTGCTGGAAATGAGGCCAACGTTGTTGAGTCACGATAAGATGAGAGTGTGCTTGGAGCAGTACTCGGAAAAAGCCCGAGAAGGCGCAGTGTCGGCTTTGAAACAGGGTTTTGGATGCTCGGATATTAACTCCAGCGACTCCACTATGTATGGTATCACTGGCTCCTTCAGGAAGCTTGAGGTGGACTGA
- the LOC143184572 gene encoding putative serine protease K12H4.7 yields MMFLSFLLMVSLTCHVGSGVNLHRLRFRGLEDPETSNRFRSEDIKEDWIVQPLDNFNAQDNRTWLMRYLENDEHFKEGGPIFIMIGGEWSISKGYLQGGLMYELAVDHNAMMYYTEHRYYGKSRPTEDITSENLQYLSVDQALADLANFIEAKKKEERLQNSKVIVFGGSYAGNVVTWLRLKYPHLVQGALASSAPVFAKADFHEYYEVVTQSIGEYSEKCVDSIKAAFQAVEELLATPDGPKKLKRYFNLCNVPNVKSPSDVGFLMNTLAEAFAGIVQYDKVQNGKTQIAACCEDMTASYLGSPLQRLAAFVSRGDMCLDNNYEKFIKTYSNGALNEEKDITRLWFYQTCTEYGYYQTSNSTKSIFGTLFPLSFFTELCMDLYGDYYDGDFLNTRVERTNLMYGGLRPDLRNVIFTNGNIDPWHALSILEDLNESSPAIFIKGSSHCRDLQNDLDTDSPDLTQARKKVRQIISSWVVS; encoded by the exons ATGATGTTTCTAAGTTTCCTGCTCATGGTATCGTTGACCTGTCACGTTGGGAGTGGTGTTAATCTCCATAGACTACGTTTTCGTGGCTTGGAAGATCCAGAGACTTCGAATAGATTCAGGTCCGAAGACATAAAAGAAGACTGGATAGTACAACCCCTTGACAACTTCAACGCTCAAGACAACCGTACTTGGTTAATG CGATACCTCGAAAACGATGAGCACTTCAAAGAAGGTGGTCCAATTTTTATAATGATCGGGGGTGAATGGAGCATCTCGAAAGGTTACTTGCAGGGTGGTCTGATGTATGAACTCGCAGTTGACCATAATGCAATGATGTATTACACTGAACATCGATATTACGGCAAAAGTAGACCAACCGA GGACATTACTTCAGAAAACTTGCAGTACTTAAGCGTGGATCAAGCACTGGCTGATTTAGCAAACTTCATTGAAGCTAAAAAGAAAGAGGAAAGACTTCAGAACAGTAAAGTTATTGTTTTTGGTGGTTCTTATGCTGGAAACGTAGTAACTTGGCTTAGACTTAAATACCCTCATCTTGTTCag ggTGCATTGGCTAGTAGCGCTCCAGTTTTTGCGAAAGCTGACTTTCACG AGTACTACGAAGTTGTAACCCAATCAATTGGCGAATACAGCGAAAAATGTGTTGATAGTATCAAAGCCGCGTTCCAGGCGGTCGAAGAATTGCTGGCTACTCCAGACGGACCAAAAAAATTGAAACGTTATTTTAA CTTATGCAATGTGCCAAATGTGAAGTCCCCTAGTGACGTTGGGTTTCTTATGAATACATTAGCAGAG GCATTTGCTGGTATCGTTCAGTACGATAAAGTACAAAATGGTAAAACACAAATTGCAGCCTGTTGCGAAGATATGACTGCCTCCTATTTGGGTAGTCCTCTCCAAAGATTGGCTGCTTTTGTATCAAGAGGAGACATGTGTTTAGATAACAATTACGAGAAATTTATCAAGACTTACAGTAACGGAGCTTTGAATGAGGAAAAAGATATTA CCAGATTATGGTTCTATCAGACCTGCACggagtacggttattatcagaCAAGCAACTCAACAAAATCCATTTTTGGAACGCTGTTTCCATTGAGTTTCTTTACCGAACTCTGCATGGATTTGTACGGCGATTA TTATGACGGTGACTTTTTGAATACGCGAGTCGAAAGAACGAATTTAATGTACGGAGGCTTACGGCCAGATTTACGAAATGTAATTTTCACCAATGGAAACATTGATCCATGGCACGCTCTCTCGATTCTCGAAGACCTGAATGAATCTTCGCCAGCCATATTTATCAAAG GATCATCACACTGTAGAGATTTACAAAACGATCTTGACACGGATAGTCCAGACCTTACACAGGCCAGGAAAAAGGTCCGACAAATCATCAGCAGCTGGGTTGTTTCCTAA
- the LOC143184582 gene encoding clavesin-2 isoform X2 codes for MGAIEWVTEADDYECPLSKETQQLAKEELREDKNTRDQALEQIRNWIKLNPRIQNCRLDSQFILRFLRCKKFNVPMAEEAIERYLLLRQVYHPAFNHLDVTETTMEELLSLGYLFAVPGRDAKGRRVIIARPGVFDPHKYTNADMCRIHAITYETLMEDEESQVRGFVHFADGAGVSFPHLTLFTPREAVRIVKNGERTIPMRHKEVHAINVHPSVKFALDFGLSLISEKIRKRVKIYTSLEDGINQKMDTSLLPKEYGGTMPMKEMIELWKKELLEMRPTLLSHDKMRVCLEQYSEKAREGAVSALKQGFGCSDINSSDSTMYGITGSFRKLEVD; via the exons ATGGGAGCGATCGAGTGGGTAACGGAGGCAGACGACTATGAATGCCCCCTTTCTAAAGAGACTCAGCAACTGGCCAAGGAGGAACTCAGGGAAGACAAAAATACACGGGACCAAGCCCTCGAACAGATACGTAATTGGATCAAATTGAATCCGCGTATTCAAAACTGCCGTCTTG ATTCACAATTTATACTAAGATTTTTGCGATGCAAAAAGTTCAACGTGCCAATGGCGGAAGAGGCCATCGAGAGGTACTTGCTTCTCCGGCAAGTGTACCACCCAGCTTTCAATCACTTAGACGTCACGGAAactaccatggaagaactgctatCTTTGGG ATATCTGTTTGCCGTGCCCGGGCGTGACGCGAAAGGCCGCCGTGTCATTATCGCTAGACCAG GTGTATTCGACCCTCACAAATACACGAACGCCGACATGTGTAGAATTCACGCGATCACTTACGAGActctgatggaggatgaggaaagtCAAGTGCGGGGTTTCGTTCACTTCGCCGACGGCGCCGGCGTTAGTTTCCCCCATCTGACGCTTTTCACTCCGAGGGAGGCTGTTCGCATCGTCAAAAACGGCGAG CGAACTATTCCAATGCGACACAAAGAAGTTCACGCTATTAATGTTCATCCTTCCGTGAAGTTCGCTCTTGATTTCGGCTTGTCGCTGATCTCTGAAAAAATTAGAAAACGCGTGAAAATTTACACCAGTCTTGAAGATGGCATTAACCAAAAAATGGACACGAGCTTGCTGCCAAAGGAGTACGGTGGCACGATGCCTATGAAAGAAATGATCG AACTCTGGAAAAAAGAGCTGCTGGAAATGAGGCCAACGTTGTTGAGTCACGATAAGATGAGAGTGTGCTTGGAGCAGTACTCGGAAAAAGCCCGAGAAGGCGCAGTGTCGGCTTTGAAACAGGGTTTTGGATGCTCGGATATTAACTCCAGCGACTCCACTATGTATGGTATCACTGGCTCCTTCAGGAAGCTTGAGGTGGACTGA
- the LOC143184538 gene encoding uncharacterized protein LOC143184538, which translates to MERCCTTKPNHKEWRRIAKKERRRRLRRKAAAEREADEEQLRAALEKSADYLKWVEEREAEEKEKERKEKEEHDERERLWLEEEVRAQKEWLILQERKQKARQLQFEQEEKIRQEFEAKQEAIRKKQEEEKRKREEEIKKREQFLKEIDDYIDNGIKTPEALREVIDSQPGKELCPFFTKTGACRYGDTCSRNHRRVCLSKVILVPGFYTHFSLEKNSAEYDTDVALEFETSETRQHFREFYKDVVPELETFGRIKTLKYCCNSEIHLRGNLYVEYYTEREAARALRKLKGRWYAGRQLNCEFANLKSWRSAVCGMTKCPKGRACNFLHTFKNPHGEYDIKSPPRWAKQSVSSSQDATSSRKSEHRSSSKWEDGSDAEDDKNWRWSESPEPEVEYQSRNIEKRHRHSDRRNYRYKSTRDKRHEQSDKNNDNDEMSKRHRSSSRRHFDEKMEDDNVSNGRDSSRKHSKRHHRRRKEDSDYEKTPSPRHSRRKRLRSDDRSYGSKSRRHSTKYSKKEKELKSRSREHSEDSSKRKRSRSPETINTKEMVDAKRAQVKTKWDKEISEQVSSESTDSSDSDSSNTAEEERNEMAETLWKTHTKRSDEDGWATTDSENEAKVEAHESHTLS; encoded by the exons ATGGAAAGGTGCTGCACGACGAAGCCAAACCATAAAGAATGGCGACGAATAGCGAAAAAGGAACGTCGAAGACGCCTGCGACGCAAAGCCGCTGCTGAGCGGGAAGCGGATGAGGAACAACTGAGGGCAGCACTTGAAAAAAGCGCGGACTATTTAAAATGGGTCGAAGAGCGCGAGGCAGAGGAGAAGGAAAAAGAACGAAAAGAGAAGGAAGAACACGACGAACGAGAGAGACTTTGGCTAGAAGAAGAG GTAAGAGCCCAGAAAGAATGGCTTATTCTTCAGGAGCGAAAACAGAAAGCTCGACAGTTACAGTTCGAACAAGAGGAGAAGATTCGACAAGAGTTCGAAGCGAAACAGGAAGCGATTCGTAAAAAACAGGAAGAAGAGAAACGTAAGAGGGAAGAGGAGATTAAAAAGCGGGAGCAATTTTTGAAAGAGATCGATGATTACATCGATAATGGTATTAAAACGCCGGAAGCTCTACGTGAAGTGATCGATAGTCAGCCTGGAAAAGAACTTTGCCCTTTTTTCACGAAAACGGGCGCCTGCAG ATATGGCGACACTTGCTCGAGAAACCATCGAAGAGTATGCTTAAGTAAGGTGATATTAGTACCTGGTTTTTATACCCACTTCTCGCTAGAGAAGAACTCTGCAGAGTATGACACAGACGTGGCGCTTGAGTTCGAGACTTCAGAGACTCGGCAACATTTTCGTGAATTTTACAAAGACGTCGTTCCAGAGCTTGAAACATTTGGAAGAATAAAGACTCTTAAATACTGTTGCAATAGCGAGATACATTTGAGAGGGAACCTATATGTTGAGTACTACACAGAAAGAGAAGCAGCCAGGGCATTGAGGAAGCTGAAAGGACGTTGGTACGCTGGTCGACAGCTCAATTGCGAGTTTGCCAACCTGAAGTCATGGAGAAGTGCTGTTTGCGGCATGACTAAATGCCCGAAAGGAAGGGCGTGCAACTTTCTGCATACTTTTAAAAATCCTCATGGCGAATACGATATTAAGAGCCCGCCTAGATGGGCAAAGCAGTCAGTTTCGTCTTCTCAGGATGCTACGAGCAGTAGAAAATCTGAACACAG GAGTAGTTCAAAGTGGGAGGATGGCAGCGACGCGGAGGACGATAAAAATTGGAGATGGTCTGAATCTCCAGAACCTGAAGTGGAGTACCAATCAAGGAATATAGAAAAACGTCATCGTCATTCCGATAGGAGAAATTATCGATACAAATCCACGCGGGACAAGCGGCACGAGCAATCTGATAAGAATAACGATAACGATGAGATGTCCAAGCGTCATCGATCAAGTTCCAGAAGACACTTCGACGAGAAGATGGAAGACGATAATGTTTCGAATGGCCGCGATTCCTCAAGGAAGCATTCGAAGAGACATCATAGAAGGAGGAAAGAGGACAGTGACTACGAGAAGACGCCATCGCCAAGGCATTCTCGTAGAAAACGCTTGAGGAGCGATGATAGGAGTTATGGTTCGAAATCTCGTAGGCATTCAACCAAATATTCGAAGAAGGAAAAGGAGCTTAAGTCGAGAAGTCGTGAACATTCGGAGGACTCTTCGAAGAGGAAGCGAAGTAGAAGTCCTGAAACGATAAATACCAAAGAAATGGTCGATGCTAAAAGGGCACAAGTAAAGACGAAATGGGACAAGGAAATTTCGGAGCAAGTGAGCTCTGAAAGTACAGACTCCTCTGATTCTGATTCGTCTAACACGGCCGAAGAAGAGAGGAACGAAATGGCTGAGACTTTGTGGAAGACTCATACAAAAAGATCCGATGAGGATGGATGGGCTACGACAGATTCTGAAAACGAAGCAAAAGTCGAGGCTCATGAAAGTCACACTTTATCATAA